In Microbulbifer celer, a single window of DNA contains:
- a CDS encoding SulP family inorganic anion transporter, which translates to MRLNRIVPKWIKNYQRQWLHADMTAALVSGMLLVPQGLAYALLAGLPPHVGLYASLIPLIAYATFGSSSAMSVGPAAVLSLMTVSALSPLAAVGSPEYITAAIMLTLLSGVFLFAMGLFKLGALSNLLSHPVINGFVSGAAALIIVGQLPAILGVEADGETASVKLFHVIENLPQAHIPTMAFGIATAILLITSRLWLPITLFRLGVPKQIARLSARLMPMLLVLCAIGLVHWFKLEDKLVIVGNIPSGLPKLILPGFDGGLIYQLLLPALIIALLGFVESLSIAQSLAARRGERLNADGELLGLGAANITSAISGGLPVAGSFSRTAVNAEAGAVSPLAGVLAALLMIPILLYLTDLFSKLPLTVLAAIIIVAAAGLFDFRGFIHNWRYDRTDGIAMACTFAGVLLFGVEVGIALGIGLSFATLIWRSSRPHIAVVGRVPGTEHFRNVLRHDVETQSDLLFLRIDESLFFNNISAVEDRLLSELKRHPATRELVLILSSVSRIDGTALERLHQINKDLRSRDIRLHMAEVKGPVLDRLSRSKLLEKLTGRIFLSAYIAELALLHGEDPAAAADTAT; encoded by the coding sequence ATGCGGCTAAACCGAATCGTCCCCAAATGGATTAAAAACTACCAGCGCCAGTGGCTGCACGCCGATATGACCGCAGCCCTGGTCTCCGGCATGCTGCTGGTTCCGCAGGGGCTCGCCTATGCCCTGCTCGCGGGCCTGCCGCCACATGTCGGGCTATACGCCAGCCTGATTCCGCTGATTGCGTACGCGACTTTTGGCAGCAGCAGTGCCATGTCCGTGGGGCCCGCCGCGGTACTTTCCCTGATGACGGTTTCCGCCCTATCACCGCTGGCAGCTGTGGGGAGCCCGGAATACATCACTGCCGCCATCATGTTGACGCTGCTAAGCGGCGTATTCCTCTTTGCCATGGGGCTTTTCAAGCTTGGCGCCCTATCCAACCTGCTGAGCCACCCGGTCATCAATGGCTTTGTCTCCGGCGCCGCCGCATTGATTATTGTCGGACAGTTGCCGGCAATCCTGGGCGTGGAGGCCGACGGGGAAACCGCCTCGGTCAAGCTGTTTCACGTAATTGAAAACCTGCCGCAAGCGCACATCCCCACGATGGCATTCGGAATCGCCACGGCGATACTGCTGATTACCAGCCGTCTGTGGTTGCCGATTACGCTATTCCGCCTGGGTGTACCGAAGCAGATCGCGCGGCTGTCTGCGCGGCTGATGCCGATGTTATTGGTGCTCTGCGCCATTGGACTGGTGCACTGGTTCAAACTCGAAGACAAACTCGTCATCGTCGGGAATATCCCCTCAGGGCTGCCCAAGCTTATTCTGCCCGGGTTCGACGGCGGGCTGATCTATCAGTTACTGCTGCCAGCACTGATTATTGCGCTGCTGGGGTTTGTTGAGAGTCTGTCCATTGCCCAGTCGTTGGCGGCCCGCCGCGGCGAGCGGCTCAATGCTGATGGAGAGCTGCTGGGGCTCGGCGCAGCGAATATCACCAGCGCAATCTCCGGAGGGCTTCCAGTAGCCGGCAGCTTTTCTCGTACCGCTGTCAATGCGGAAGCCGGAGCGGTCTCCCCGCTGGCGGGGGTCTTGGCAGCGCTTTTGATGATTCCGATACTGCTGTACCTCACTGACCTCTTCAGCAAATTACCACTCACCGTGTTGGCCGCTATCATCATCGTCGCCGCCGCAGGGCTGTTTGATTTTCGCGGCTTCATTCACAACTGGCGCTATGACCGCACGGATGGCATCGCCATGGCCTGCACGTTTGCCGGGGTACTGCTTTTTGGTGTAGAGGTCGGTATCGCCCTAGGCATCGGATTGTCTTTTGCCACCTTGATCTGGCGCAGCAGTCGGCCGCACATTGCGGTGGTGGGGCGGGTGCCCGGTACCGAGCATTTTCGCAATGTGCTGCGCCACGATGTGGAGACCCAGAGTGATCTGCTTTTTCTTCGCATCGATGAAAGCCTGTTCTTCAACAATATCAGCGCAGTGGAGGACCGCCTCCTCAGTGAGCTCAAACGGCATCCGGCCACCAGGGAACTAGTACTGATACTGTCCTCTGTCAGCCGTATCGACGGAACCGCGCTGGAGCGGCTGCATCAGATCAACAAGGACCTGAGAAGTCGAGATATCCGCCTGCATATGGCGGAAGTGAAAGGACCGGTACTGGACCGTCTGAGCCGATCAAAACTGCTGGAGAAACTGACCGGGCGCATCTTCCTCTCGGCATACATCGCGGAGCTGGCGCTGCTGCACGGGGAAGATCCCGCTGCCGCAGCCGACACTGCGACTTAG
- a CDS encoding ATP-dependent helicase: MSGSESTLTEEQQAIANHAGGHAKIIAVAGSGKTTALLHYIKNRLAAGTDPGRMLVVMYNRSAREDFSKRLQQLCADADTGNPHAGLGVQTFHSLGYRLYQRMMRRGHIAQANLTPLPQSLVQLQIWKAIEACAPPEELEDIRARKQSETEAAEFFIDYTKTILTGDLSAFEQLGLDDRYMYFLKVFRQFERWRQEQSAVTYADLIYDPAMVFSMRPDIAESYGSFYEDILVDEYQDINEIQHFLLRVIYGKSGNVIAIGDPDQTIYEWRGSRPAFLLRLFDGDFPPSNVYRLSQTFRYGHTLSLAANHFIQNNRERADMLCVSGRREAETDIQQVATDNEGKWLVEQVRHCQREGHALSEIAVLVRLWSLAAPLELALLANHVPYRSGSRNTVLSRRELRPLFWSLNIAAGRFAELPQQRRSKGLYEWLTAPHIRIARAVLEPLCDRLAEQKSGWGKAMMQLAPESLSKPQYKRLRQRAELLTQVEKWRGHGGELLRRQLSDLDYLSGIAEDAFNRQQGEERQQTILAFCQYLDGLRMPPKETLEHLQQLQEQHQQQEKTSDNTPSDAIQITTMHQAKGLEWDQVIIPSLTDQNMPYQPQRDFSTPASTESERRLMYVAMTRARKRLYLLTPKTTAERPGSQPEKRLPVEAQNEQKPSLFLDEMHIPLCRLLGDALIEKPGDITTQVPVTRLAMRYMSACDYNPEINAPRATQRRPAIGDSVRHQKLGYGRVTKWEDERVEILFSDRKSRRFDWEKLSQFLI, translated from the coding sequence ATGTCAGGCAGCGAGTCCACCCTTACGGAAGAACAACAGGCGATTGCCAACCATGCCGGTGGACATGCCAAGATCATTGCCGTCGCCGGCTCCGGCAAGACCACCGCGCTACTGCACTACATTAAAAACCGGTTGGCGGCGGGAACAGATCCCGGCCGGATGCTGGTAGTGATGTACAACCGCAGTGCGCGCGAAGACTTCAGCAAGCGCCTGCAGCAACTGTGCGCAGATGCCGACACCGGCAATCCGCACGCGGGGCTCGGCGTGCAGACATTTCACAGCCTCGGGTACCGCCTTTACCAGCGCATGATGCGCCGCGGTCATATTGCACAGGCCAATCTTACTCCCCTGCCGCAGTCCCTGGTCCAGTTACAGATCTGGAAAGCGATCGAGGCTTGTGCACCACCGGAAGAACTTGAAGATATCCGTGCACGCAAACAATCGGAAACAGAAGCCGCTGAATTTTTTATCGACTATACCAAAACCATTCTCACCGGAGATCTCAGCGCGTTTGAGCAACTCGGCCTCGACGATCGCTATATGTATTTCCTTAAAGTGTTCCGCCAGTTCGAGCGCTGGCGTCAGGAACAGAGTGCGGTTACCTACGCAGACCTGATTTACGATCCGGCAATGGTGTTCAGTATGCGCCCGGATATCGCCGAATCCTACGGTAGCTTCTATGAAGATATCCTGGTCGATGAATACCAGGACATCAATGAGATCCAGCACTTTCTATTGCGAGTGATTTATGGGAAATCCGGCAACGTTATCGCCATTGGCGATCCCGATCAGACCATTTACGAGTGGCGGGGCTCGCGGCCGGCTTTTTTGCTGCGACTATTTGACGGCGACTTCCCGCCGTCCAATGTCTATCGCCTGAGCCAAACTTTCCGCTACGGACACACCCTGTCATTGGCCGCAAACCACTTCATCCAGAACAACCGCGAGCGCGCAGACATGCTGTGTGTTTCCGGCAGGCGTGAGGCGGAAACCGATATTCAGCAAGTGGCCACCGACAACGAAGGAAAGTGGCTGGTTGAACAGGTGCGCCACTGCCAGCGCGAGGGGCATGCACTATCAGAAATTGCCGTGCTGGTACGCCTCTGGTCACTGGCCGCACCGCTGGAACTGGCACTGCTGGCCAACCATGTTCCTTACCGCTCTGGCAGCCGCAACACGGTACTCTCAAGACGAGAGTTGCGACCGCTGTTCTGGAGCCTGAATATAGCCGCCGGACGCTTCGCGGAACTACCACAACAGCGTCGCAGCAAGGGACTGTATGAATGGCTTACGGCACCGCATATCCGGATTGCCCGCGCAGTCCTTGAGCCGTTGTGCGACAGGCTGGCAGAACAAAAGAGCGGCTGGGGTAAGGCAATGATGCAACTGGCCCCGGAATCCCTGAGCAAGCCCCAGTACAAACGTTTACGACAGCGGGCGGAATTGCTGACGCAGGTGGAAAAATGGCGCGGTCATGGCGGCGAGCTATTGCGACGACAGCTGAGCGACCTGGACTATCTGAGCGGCATTGCCGAAGACGCCTTCAATCGCCAGCAAGGAGAAGAACGGCAGCAGACCATTCTCGCCTTCTGCCAGTATCTGGATGGGCTGAGAATGCCGCCGAAGGAAACCCTGGAGCATCTACAGCAATTACAGGAACAACACCAGCAACAGGAAAAGACCAGCGACAACACTCCCTCCGATGCAATCCAGATAACCACCATGCATCAGGCCAAGGGACTGGAATGGGATCAGGTCATAATCCCCTCCCTCACCGACCAGAATATGCCGTATCAACCCCAGCGGGATTTCTCTACCCCGGCCTCCACCGAAAGCGAGCGCCGCCTGATGTATGTGGCCATGACCCGGGCACGCAAGCGCCTGTACCTGCTCACTCCGAAAACCACCGCGGAGCGCCCCGGATCACAACCAGAGAAGCGCCTTCCCGTAGAGGCTCAAAATGAACAGAAGCCCTCGCTGTTTCTGGACGAGATGCACATTCCCCTGTGCCGCCTGCTGGGCGATGCCCTGATTGAGAAACCGGGGGACATCACCACGCAGGTACCGGTCACCCGGCTGGCAATGCGCTATATGAGCGCGTGTGATTACAACCCCGAAATCAATGCACCACGGGCTACCCAGCGACGGCCAGCCATCGGCGACAGTGTGCGGCACCAGAAACTGGGATACGGGCGGGTTACCAAGTGGGAGGATGAGCGGGTGGAAATTCTGTTCAGCGACCGCAAAAGCCGTCGCTTCGATTGGGAGAAGCTATCTCAGTTCCTGATATAA
- a CDS encoding DUF4919 domain-containing protein, which produces MLLVTAALLAACAGQQSTPAPDTVVQKAPQSEYRRLLAEAFALSFTLDFDRLRAAYVASPEYNPRGGMEVAGLPEAYQSVQEGDFDRCLGHLDKVLEENYMSLEAHMIGIVCSSREGHFDREDSHRYMVEGLMASIERSGDGRTQESAFRTISSSELRGFVRLKGLQVLDQSVVYDDHGVYDKMQVRDPESGDEYALFFNVSQQFASEVSAQRDN; this is translated from the coding sequence ATGCTATTGGTAACCGCTGCGCTACTCGCAGCGTGCGCTGGGCAGCAAAGTACGCCCGCGCCCGACACCGTCGTGCAGAAGGCGCCCCAGAGCGAGTATCGTCGTTTGCTCGCAGAAGCGTTTGCACTGTCTTTCACGCTGGATTTTGACCGGCTGCGAGCAGCCTATGTTGCATCGCCTGAATATAATCCGCGCGGCGGCATGGAGGTTGCGGGCTTGCCTGAGGCGTACCAGTCTGTACAGGAGGGAGACTTTGATCGCTGTCTGGGGCATCTCGACAAGGTGTTGGAAGAAAATTATATGAGCCTGGAAGCGCACATGATTGGTATCGTCTGCAGCAGTCGGGAAGGGCATTTTGATCGGGAAGACAGCCACCGCTATATGGTGGAGGGGTTGATGGCCTCCATCGAGCGCAGCGGCGATGGGCGCACACAGGAAAGTGCTTTCCGTACCATCAGTTCCTCAGAGTTGCGCGGGTTCGTACGCTTGAAAGGACTGCAAGTGCTGGACCAGTCTGTGGTCTATGACGATCATGGTGTCTACGACAAAATGCAGGTGCGGGACCCCGAATCCGGGGATGAATATGCCCTGTTTTTCAATGTCAGCCAGCAATTCGCCAGTGAGGTGTCTGCACAGCGGGATAATTGA
- a CDS encoding patatin-like phospholipase family protein — protein MSTKTSLPPQPLLNTDAGALVLSGGGARAAYQVGVLKALAELTPESEPYPFKIICGTSAGAVNALLLASYMGPFKEAVERLCDLWMGLTVHDIYRSNWGSLLGNMFTITRSLFNQGVARRKPLALLDNTPLRELVTDLIPFENIQRNIDEEHLRAVCVNAMSYSQGESVSFFQGTEELAEWRRFRRCGERTKLTVDHLMASAAIPTLFPTVKIGDEYFGDGAVRQLAPISPALHMGASRVFVVGVSDNRSPIHWGKRRHVAKHSPSIAQVAGQLFNAAFIDSLEGDLEHLDRVNLLLDAVDGESLEGLAPLRPVESAVIEPSQSLDRLAGRKVRYLPPALRWLFRSTGATSSGGGASAASYLLFEKPYLGELVELGYQDAMWERDKLRAFMRPRTQLAVSEQKRLFGIKVKSAPEASNGNDPS, from the coding sequence TTGTCAACGAAGACGTCGCTCCCCCCCCAGCCTTTACTGAATACCGACGCCGGCGCACTGGTGCTCTCCGGTGGCGGTGCGCGGGCCGCCTATCAGGTGGGTGTGCTCAAGGCGCTCGCTGAGTTGACACCGGAAAGTGAACCCTACCCCTTTAAAATCATCTGCGGTACCTCCGCCGGTGCAGTGAATGCACTGCTGCTCGCCAGTTACATGGGGCCCTTCAAGGAAGCCGTGGAGCGGCTGTGCGATTTGTGGATGGGACTGACGGTGCACGATATTTACCGCAGCAACTGGGGTAGTCTGCTGGGCAATATGTTCACCATTACCCGCTCCCTCTTTAATCAGGGGGTGGCGCGGCGCAAACCCCTGGCGTTGCTGGATAACACGCCTTTACGCGAGCTGGTTACGGATCTGATCCCATTTGAGAATATCCAGCGCAACATTGATGAAGAGCATTTGCGCGCCGTTTGTGTGAATGCCATGTCCTATAGCCAGGGCGAGTCCGTCAGCTTTTTTCAGGGGACTGAGGAGCTGGCTGAATGGCGTAGATTCCGTCGTTGCGGTGAGCGGACCAAGCTCACGGTTGATCATCTGATGGCGTCGGCGGCCATCCCCACGTTATTCCCGACAGTGAAAATTGGCGACGAGTATTTCGGCGATGGCGCCGTGCGCCAGTTGGCGCCGATTAGTCCCGCACTGCATATGGGCGCCAGCCGGGTGTTTGTGGTGGGTGTCTCCGATAACCGGTCGCCGATACACTGGGGTAAGCGCCGGCATGTGGCGAAGCATTCGCCATCTATTGCGCAGGTTGCGGGTCAGCTTTTTAATGCGGCTTTTATCGACAGCCTGGAGGGGGATCTGGAGCACCTCGATCGGGTCAACCTGTTGCTCGATGCCGTGGACGGTGAAAGTCTCGAAGGTCTTGCCCCCTTGCGCCCGGTAGAGTCTGCGGTGATCGAACCCAGCCAGAGTCTGGACCGTCTGGCGGGGCGCAAGGTGCGGTATTTACCACCAGCGCTGCGCTGGTTGTTCCGCTCGACTGGCGCCACAAGTTCCGGCGGTGGCGCTTCTGCGGCCAGTTACCTGCTGTTCGAAAAGCCATATCTGGGGGAGCTGGTGGAGCTCGGGTATCAGGATGCCATGTGGGAACGCGATAAATTGCGTGCATTCATGCGCCCGAGAACCCAGTTGGCAGTTTCAGAACAAAAACGCCTTTTTGGTATTAAAGTAAAATCGGCACCGGAAGCGAGTAATGGTAATGATCCTTCGTAG
- a CDS encoding YhdH/YhfP family quinone oxidoreductase: protein MTELESKAFYRAMLVEEVAAGKFDQSIVERALSCLPDNPVQVAVTHSCLNYKDALSAFGNRGVTREYPHTPGIDAVGEVLEDRTGTFHPGDTVLVTGYDLGMNTAGGLAERIAVPTEWVARLPAALSARESMILGTAGLTAALCVEKLLEAGASPNDGEVLVTGATGGVGSIAVALLAKLGFRVAAVTGKLESAEFLTGLGAWKVLDRETLVPFASKAIAKPLWAWAVDTVGGETLFNVIKALAYGGGVAACGMASGAQFQANVFPFILRGISLLGVDSVELPLTKKSAMWEKLAGDWYIGDQLEAIAEDISLEQAPEFLARLHRGHGIGRYVVDMAR, encoded by the coding sequence ATGACCGAGCTTGAGTCAAAAGCGTTCTATCGCGCCATGCTGGTGGAAGAAGTCGCGGCTGGTAAATTTGATCAGTCCATCGTGGAGCGCGCGCTCTCCTGTCTGCCGGATAATCCGGTGCAGGTCGCGGTTACGCATTCCTGCCTGAACTACAAAGATGCGTTGTCCGCCTTTGGTAATCGTGGCGTAACGCGGGAATACCCTCATACCCCGGGTATCGACGCCGTTGGTGAGGTGCTGGAAGATCGTACCGGCACCTTTCATCCGGGAGATACGGTGTTGGTTACCGGCTACGACCTCGGCATGAATACCGCCGGCGGGCTCGCCGAGCGCATTGCCGTCCCGACAGAGTGGGTTGCGCGGCTCCCGGCAGCCCTCAGTGCCCGCGAATCGATGATACTGGGTACAGCGGGGCTTACCGCTGCCTTGTGCGTTGAGAAGCTGTTGGAGGCCGGGGCCAGCCCGAATGACGGCGAGGTTCTGGTGACGGGCGCCACTGGCGGTGTGGGGTCTATTGCGGTTGCCCTACTGGCCAAGCTCGGTTTCCGGGTGGCTGCAGTCACCGGTAAGCTGGAGTCGGCAGAGTTTCTCACCGGCCTTGGTGCCTGGAAAGTGCTCGATCGGGAAACCCTGGTGCCGTTTGCCAGCAAGGCTATTGCCAAGCCGCTGTGGGCCTGGGCGGTGGACACCGTCGGTGGTGAAACGCTGTTCAATGTGATCAAAGCGCTCGCTTATGGTGGCGGCGTGGCCGCCTGCGGAATGGCTTCCGGGGCGCAGTTCCAGGCCAATGTATTCCCGTTTATTTTGCGTGGGATCAGCTTGCTCGGGGTAGACAGCGTTGAGCTCCCCCTGACAAAGAAATCTGCGATGTGGGAAAAGCTTGCCGGGGATTGGTACATCGGCGACCAGCTGGAAGCAATCGCCGAGGATATTTCTCTCGAACAGGCACCGGAATTTCTTGCGCGCTTACACCGCGGGCATGGTATCGGGCGCTATGTGGTCGATATGGCGCGTTGA
- the sohB gene encoding protease SohB, which translates to MEFLSEYGLFLAKVVTVVVAILLVIGFVIANRSQIRDRQPGHIVVTRLNDLYEDMKETLLEAVMDSGEYSQRKKLHAKEKKAEEKAAAKKRKAELKAASKARKSEGSSEQVPSATEAVPPEQAEADAEAGDETQPVSIVSAGEGRVEGRKRLFVVRFDGDIKASALSNLREEITSILQIAGSEDEVVVCLESPGGMVANYGLAASQLARVRSAGVKLTIVVDKVAASGGYMMACVADRILAAPFAMLGSIGVVAQLPNFHRLLQRNDVDFEMFTAGEYKRTVTMFGENTEEGKEKFQSDLEEIHTLFQHFVSEYRPQLDVAKVATGEVWFGQRALDLNLVDEIKTSDEYLTAQAKQADLFQVEYKERQNIAKKFGLAAQTGVESALARLFSRLAAWRHQAQ; encoded by the coding sequence GTGGAGTTTCTTAGTGAATATGGCCTGTTCCTGGCCAAGGTCGTGACGGTAGTGGTGGCGATTTTATTGGTGATCGGGTTTGTGATTGCCAATCGCTCGCAGATAAGAGACCGTCAACCGGGCCATATTGTGGTGACCCGCCTCAATGATCTGTATGAGGATATGAAAGAAACCCTGCTCGAAGCGGTGATGGACAGTGGGGAGTACTCTCAGCGCAAGAAGCTTCACGCCAAAGAGAAAAAGGCCGAGGAGAAGGCTGCGGCGAAAAAACGCAAAGCCGAATTGAAAGCCGCGTCCAAGGCGCGGAAGTCTGAGGGCTCGAGCGAGCAGGTGCCATCGGCGACAGAGGCTGTGCCGCCCGAGCAGGCTGAGGCGGACGCCGAAGCCGGAGACGAGACGCAGCCCGTGTCTATCGTTTCGGCGGGAGAAGGGCGTGTCGAGGGGCGTAAGCGTCTGTTCGTAGTGCGGTTTGATGGGGATATCAAAGCCAGCGCGCTCAGCAATCTGCGCGAAGAGATTACCTCCATTCTGCAGATTGCCGGTAGCGAAGATGAAGTCGTTGTTTGCCTTGAGAGTCCCGGCGGCATGGTGGCCAATTATGGCCTGGCTGCAAGCCAGTTGGCACGGGTGCGCAGTGCCGGCGTAAAACTTACCATAGTGGTCGATAAAGTGGCGGCCAGCGGTGGCTACATGATGGCCTGTGTTGCAGACCGGATTCTGGCTGCTCCCTTCGCCATGCTCGGGTCTATCGGTGTCGTGGCGCAACTTCCCAATTTCCATCGACTGTTGCAGCGCAATGATGTTGATTTTGAAATGTTCACTGCCGGCGAGTACAAGCGTACGGTGACCATGTTTGGTGAAAATACCGAGGAAGGTAAAGAGAAGTTTCAGAGCGACCTGGAAGAGATTCACACCCTGTTCCAGCACTTCGTTTCCGAATATCGGCCACAGCTGGATGTTGCAAAGGTGGCAACCGGTGAGGTCTGGTTTGGTCAGCGCGCGCTGGACTTGAACCTGGTGGATGAAATCAAAACCTCCGATGAATACCTCACCGCGCAGGCCAAGCAGGCAGACCTGTTCCAGGTGGAGTACAAGGAGCGCCAGAATATTGCCAAGAAGTTTGGCCTGGCCGCGCAGACCGGGGTCGAGTCCGCTCTGGCGAGACTCTTCTCTCGCCTTGCAGCGTGGCGCCACCAAGCCCAGTAA
- a CDS encoding cation/multidrug efflux pump → MYIAITFIIALTAVLLIFWGGKVLLKGNWFFGFLRGALGLVLLGGALLIVLVALDVYSYRNLADEHGVGTVSFEKVDSQHYKVKFSDEDGVSQNFELRGDQWQLDARMLKWKGPLARWGIEPAYRLDRLSGRYLTLQDERTKERSVHALSQSDHGVDVWQMLRGMDSRIPIVDAVYGSATFLPMEDGAVYEVRITHTGLLARPLNRQAESALNAWQ, encoded by the coding sequence ATGTATATTGCCATTACTTTTATCATCGCACTGACTGCCGTCCTGTTGATTTTCTGGGGGGGTAAAGTGCTACTGAAAGGCAACTGGTTCTTCGGCTTCCTGCGCGGTGCCCTGGGGCTGGTGCTGTTGGGCGGAGCGCTGTTGATTGTACTGGTGGCGCTGGATGTCTACAGTTATCGCAACCTGGCAGACGAGCATGGTGTCGGTACGGTTTCCTTTGAAAAAGTGGACTCGCAGCACTATAAAGTAAAGTTTTCCGATGAGGACGGCGTGTCACAAAACTTTGAGTTGCGTGGTGACCAGTGGCAACTGGACGCGAGAATGCTCAAGTGGAAGGGGCCTCTGGCCCGTTGGGGGATTGAACCTGCCTATAGACTTGACCGGCTCAGTGGCCGCTACCTTACCTTGCAGGATGAGCGTACAAAAGAGCGTTCGGTGCACGCACTCTCGCAAAGTGACCATGGTGTGGACGTGTGGCAAATGCTGCGGGGAATGGACAGCAGGATACCCATTGTGGACGCGGTGTATGGCAGCGCGACTTTCCTGCCAATGGAAGATGGAGCGGTTTACGAGGTGCGCATCACCCACACCGGGCTTCTGGCGCGCCCCCTGAATCGGCAGGCTGAGTCAGCACTGAATGCATGGCAGTAA
- the nudC gene encoding NAD(+) diphosphatase produces the protein MTEFVSPEKVWPVPDLHWHIVVCGGELLTSEDGFLFSRNPVHSLTSATHYLGNWAGRPCAVHLLAQKTPIAGHSWRGLRSFLGVVSEAEFALAGRALQVANWDLDHRFCGRCGGETDYHPRDRARVCHRCEFTVYPRISPCVIMLVTRGDECLLARHTYHRHGLYTALAGFMEPGESAEQALAREVKEEVGLDVGGLRYVGSQSWPFPGQLMIGFHAEVRAGELRLEEEEIAEARWFHRNDIPEAIPVGETLSGRLIRIFMHGR, from the coding sequence ATGACAGAATTTGTATCTCCCGAAAAGGTATGGCCGGTACCTGATCTCCACTGGCATATCGTGGTGTGCGGCGGTGAGCTGCTCACTTCCGAAGACGGTTTTCTTTTCAGCCGGAATCCGGTGCACTCTCTGACGTCTGCCACACACTATCTCGGCAATTGGGCCGGGCGCCCCTGTGCGGTGCACTTACTCGCACAAAAAACACCGATTGCCGGACATTCCTGGCGCGGTTTGCGCAGTTTTCTCGGTGTGGTCAGTGAGGCGGAGTTCGCACTGGCCGGGCGAGCGTTGCAGGTGGCGAATTGGGATCTGGACCACCGTTTCTGTGGGCGCTGTGGGGGGGAAACCGATTACCATCCACGAGATCGTGCGCGCGTGTGCCACCGCTGCGAATTTACCGTGTATCCGCGTATCTCTCCCTGCGTGATCATGTTGGTCACGCGCGGTGATGAGTGCCTGTTGGCGCGTCACACATACCACCGTCACGGACTGTACACTGCGCTCGCAGGGTTTATGGAGCCGGGAGAAAGTGCGGAACAGGCACTGGCCCGTGAGGTGAAGGAAGAAGTGGGTCTGGATGTGGGCGGACTGCGTTACGTCGGGTCCCAGTCGTGGCCGTTTCCCGGGCAATTGATGATCGGATTTCATGCAGAGGTCCGTGCCGGAGAGTTGCGCCTTGAGGAAGAGGAAATAGCCGAGGCACGCTGGTTCCACCGCAATGATATTCCTGAGGCGATTCCGGTCGGGGAGACACTTTCGGGGCGGCTCATACGGATATTTATGCACGGTCGCTGA